Proteins encoded together in one Musa acuminata AAA Group cultivar baxijiao chromosome BXJ3-6, Cavendish_Baxijiao_AAA, whole genome shotgun sequence window:
- the LOC103987502 gene encoding chalcone synthase 1, giving the protein MADLQEIRRSQRAEGPAAVLAIGTATPANVLYQADYPDYYFRITKSDHLTELKEKFKRMCDKSMIRKRYMHLNEEILKENPNICAYMAPSLDARQDIVVVEIPKLGKEAAVKAIKEWGQPKSRITHLVFCTTSGVDMPGADYQLTRLLGLRPSVNRLMMYQQGCFAGGTVLRLAKDLAENNRGARVLVVCSEITAVTFRGPSESHLDSLVGQALFGDGAAAIIVGADPDPAIERPLFQIVSASQTIVPDSEGAIDGHLREVGLTFHLLKDVPGLISKNIEKSLVEAFKPLGIDDWNSIFWIAHPGGPAILDQVEAKIGLQKEKMQATRRVLSEYGNMSSACVLFILDEMRNRSAADGKATTGEGLKWGVLFGFGPGLTVETVVLHSMPIIAN; this is encoded by the exons ATGGCCGACCTCCAGGAGATCCGCCGCTCGCAGAGGGCCGAGGGACCCGCCGCGGTGCTCGCCATCGGCACCGCCACGCCGGCCAACGTCCTCTACCAAGCTGACTACCCCGACTACTACTTCCGCATCACCAAGAGCGACCACCTCACCGAGCTAAAGGAAAAGTTCAAGAGGATGT GCGACAAGTCGATGATCCGAAAGCGTTACATGCACCTCAACGAGGAGATCCTCAAGGAGAACCCCAACATCTGCGCCTACATGGCGCCGTCGCTGGACGCGCGGCAGGACATAGTGGTGGTGGAGATTCCGAAGCTGGGGAAGGAGGCTGCCGTCAAGGCCATCAAGGAGTGGGGCCAGCCCAAGTCCAGGATCACCCACCTGGTCTTCTGCACCACCAGCGGTGTCGACATGCCCGGCGCCGACTACCAGCTCACCAGGCTCCTCGGCCTCCGCCCCTCCGTCAACCGCCTCATGATGTACCAGCAGGGCTGCTTCGCGGGCGGCACCGTGCTCCGCCTCGCCAAGGACCTGGCCGAGAACAACCGCGGCGCGCGCGTCCTCGTGGTTTGCTCCGAGATTACCGCCGTCACCTTCCGCGGGCCCTCGGAGTCCCACCTCGACAGCCTCGTCGGCCAGGCCTTGTTCGGGGACGGCGCTGCGGCCATCATCGTGGGGGCCGACCCGGACCCCGCGATCGAGCGGCCCCTGTTCCAGATCGTCTCCGCCAGCCAGACCATCGTCCCGGACTCCGAGGGCGCCATCGACGGCCACCTGAGGGAGGTCGGCCTCACGTTCCACCTTCTCAAGGACGTGCCGGGGCTGATATCCAAGAACATAGAGAAGAGCCTGGTGGAGGCGTTCAAGCCGCTAGGGATCGACGACTGGAACTCCATCTTCTGGATCGCGCACCCCGGCGGTCCGGCGATCCTCGACCAGGTGGAGGCCAAGATCGGACTGCAGAAGGAGAAGATGCAGGCGACGAGGCGCGTGCTCAGCGAGTACGGCAACATGTCGAGCGCTTGCGTGCTGTTCATCCTGGACGAGATGAGGAACCggtcggcggcggacggcaaggcGACCACCGGCGAGGGATTGAAGTGGGGAGTACTCTTCGGCTTCGGGCCCGGGCTGACCGTGGAAACCGTCGTCTTGCACAGTATGCCAATCATTGCAAACTGA